A genomic stretch from Aedes albopictus strain Foshan chromosome 2, AalbF5, whole genome shotgun sequence includes:
- the LOC109429391 gene encoding myosin heavy chain, muscle isoform X11 has translation MPKPVVQVGDDPDPSEWLFVSLEQKRIDQSKPYDAKKACWVPDEKEGYVLGEIKATKGELVTVGLPGGETKDFKKDLVSQVNPPKYEKCEDMSNLTYLNDASVLHNLRERYRAKLIYTYSGLFCVVINPYKRWPLYTLRVAKMYRGKRRNEVPPHLFAVSDGAYVNMLTNHENQSMLITGESGAGKTENTKKVIAYFATIGASTKKDESTEKKASLEDQVVQTNPVLEAYGNAKTVRNDNSSRFGKFIRIHFTGSGKLAGADIETYLLEKARVISQQSLERSYHIFYQMMSGSVKGLKEMCMLSNNIHDYHIVSQGKTTIPSVDDGEEMLGTEEAFNVLGFTQEEKDNIYRITAAVMHMGGMKFKQKGREEQAEADGMEEGDRVAKLLGCVTEDLYKNLLKPRIKVGAEFVTKGQNKDQVTNAVGALCKGIFDRLFKWLVKKCNETLDTQMKRVQFIGVLDIAGFEIFDYNGFEQLCINFTNEKLQQFFNHHMFVLEQEEYKKEGINWAFIDFGMDLLACIELIEKPMGILSILEEESMFPKATDQTFAEKLMNNHLGKSAPFQKPKPPKPGCQAAHFAIGHYAGVVSYNITGWLEKNKDPLNDTVVDQFKKGQNKLVVEIFADHPGQSGGADAGGGKGGRGKKGAGFATVSSSYKEQLNNLMTTLKSTQPHFVRCIIPNELKQTGLIDAHLVMHQLTCNGVLEGIRICRKGFPNRMMYPDFKLRYLILAPAAMMAEKEGKNAAQKCFDAIGLDPESYRIGHTKVFFRAGVLGQMEEFRDERLSKIMSWMQSWCRGYLARKEFKKMQEQRVALETVQRNLRKYMKLRTWAWWKLWQKVKPLLNVSRVEDQIAELESKAQKAQEAFEKEEKARKELEALNSKLLAEKTALLDSLSGEKGALQDFQEKTAKLTAQKNDLENQLRDTQERLSQEEDARNQLMQTKKKLEQEMNGQKKDAEDLELQIQKIEQDKASKDHQIRNLNDEIAHQDELINKLNKEKKMQGEVNQKTAEELQAAEDKVNHLNKVKAKLEQTLDELEDSLEREKKLRGDVEKAKRKVEGDLKLTQEAVADLERNKKELEQTVMRKDKEISALSAKLEDEQSLVGKTQKQIKELQGRIEELEEEVEAERQARAKAEKQRADLARELEELGERLEEAGGATSAQIELNKKREAELAKLRRDLEESNIQHEGTLANLRKKHNDAVAEMAEQVDQLNKLKTKAEHDRANMYNELNNTRSACDTLAREKAAQEKVAKQLQHTLNEVQGKLDETNRTLNDFDSAKKKLSIENSDLLRQLEDAESQVSQLSKIKISLTQQLEDTKRLADEESRERATLLGKFRNLEHDLDSLREQVEEEAEGKADIQRQLSKANAEAQLWRTKYESEGVARAEELEEAKRKLQARLAEAEETIESLNQKCVALEKTKQRLSTEVEDLQLEVDRATSIANAAEKKQKAFDKIIGEWKLKVDDLAAELDASQKECRNYSTELFRLKGAYEEGQEQLEAVRRENKNLADEVKDLLDQIGEGGRNIHEIEKSRKRLEAEKDELQAALEEAEAALEQEENKVLRAQLELSQVRQEIDRRIQEKEEEFENTRKNHQRALDSMQASLEAEAKGKAEALRMKKKLEADINELEIALDHANKANAEAQKNIKRYQQQLKDVQSALEEEQRARDDAREQLGISERRANALQNELEESRTLLEQADRGRRQAEQELSDAHEQLNEVSAQNASIAAAKRKLESELQTLHSDLDELLNEAKNSEEKAKKAMVDAARLADELRAEQDHAQTQEKLRKALEQQIKELQVRLDDAETNALKGGKKAIQKLEQRVRELESELDSEQRRHADAQKNLRKSERRIKELTFQSEEDRKNHERMQDLVDKLQQKIKTYKRQIEEAEEIAALNLAKFRKAQQELEEAEERADIAEQAATKFRTKGGRAGSVQRGASPAPQRQPSVMPGLAGLNFPTFDDHGF, from the exons ATGCCGAAGCCAGTTGTCCAAGTCGGCGATGACCCCGATCCAAGCGAGTGGCTGTTCGTCTCGCTCGAACAGAAGCGTATCGATCAAAGCAAGCCGTACGATGCCAAGAAGGCCTGCTGGGTTCCAGATGAGAAGGAGGGCTACGTCCTCGGTGAAATCAAGGCCACCAAGGGTGAGCTGGTCACCGTTGGCCTGCCCGGTGGTGAG ACCAAGGACTTCAAGAAGGATCTGGTCAGCCAGGTCAACCCACCGAAATACGAGAAATGCGAGGATATGTCCAACTTGACATATCTTAACGATGCCTCTGTCTTGCATAACTTGAGAGAGCGTTACAGGGCCAAGCTTATCTAC ACCTACTCCGGATTGTTCTGCGTTGTCATCAATCCCTACAAGCGTTGGCCGCTGTACACCCTGCGTGTCGCCAAGATGTACCGTGGCAAGCGTCGTAATGAAGTGCCGCCCCATCTGTTCGCCGTTTCTGACGGTGCCTACGTCAACATGTTGACCAACCACGAGAACCAGTCTATGCTGATTACCGGTGAATCTGGTGCCGGAAAGACTGAGAACACCAAGAAGGTCATTGCGTACTTCGCCACCATTGGCGCCTCGACCAAGAAGGACGAGAGTACTGAAAAGAAGGCCTCCCTGGAAGATCAGGTCGTCCAGACCAATCCCGTCCTGGAAGCCTACGGTAACGCCAAGACCGTCCGTAACGATAACTCTTCCCGTTTC GGTAAGTTCATCCGTATCCACTTCACCGGATCCGGTAAGCTGGCTGGTGCCGATATTGAGACCTACCTGCTGGAAAAGGCCCGTGTCATCTCCCAACAGTCGCTGGAGCGTTCCTACCATATCTTCTACCAGATGATGTCCGGTTCCGTCAAGGGACTTAAAG AGATGTGTATGCTCTCCAACAACATCCACGACTACCATATCGTATCGCAGGGAAAAACTACAATCCCAAGCGTCGATGATGGCGAAGAAATGCTGGGTACCGAA GAAGCCTTCAACGTCTTGGGCTTCACCCAGGAAGAAAAGGACAACATCTACCGTATCACCGCCGCTGTCATGCACATGGGTGGTATGAAGTTCAAGCAGAAGGGTCGCGAAGAGCAGGCTGAAGCCGACGGTATGGAGGAAGGTGATCGCGTCGCCAAGCTGTTGGGCTGCGTCACTGAGGATCTGTACAAGAACTTGCTGAAGCCCCGTATCAAGGTCGGTGCCGAGTTCGTCACCAAGGGTCAGAACAAGGACCAGGTCACCAACGCCGTCGGTGCCCTCTGCAAGGGTATCTTCGATCGTCTCTTCAAGTGGCTGGTCAAGAAGTGTAACGAGACTCTGGACACTCAGATGAAGCGCGTCCAGTTCATCGGTGTACTGGATATTGCTGGTTTCGAAATTTTCGAC TACAACGGCTTCGAGCAGCTCTGTATTAACTTCACCAACGAGAAGCTGCAGCAGTTCTTCAACCACCACATGTTCGTCCTGGAACAGGAAGAATACAAGAAAGAGGGTATTAACTGGGCCTTCATCGATTTCGGTATGGATCTGCTGGCCTGTATTGAACTGATTGAAAAG CCTATGGGTATCCTGTCCATTCTTGAAGAAGAATCTATGTTCCCGAAAGCCACCGATCAGACCTTTGCTGAGAAGCTGATGAACAACCACTTGGGCAAGTCTGCTCCGTTCCAGAAGCCCAAGCCACCGAAGCCAGGTTGCCAGGCCGCCCACTTCGCCATTGGTCACTACGCCGGTGTTGTCTCGTACAACATCACTGGATGGCTTGAGAAGAACAAGGATCCTCTGAACGATACCGTTGTCGATCAGTTCAAGAAGGGTCAGAACAAGCTGGTGGTGGAGATCTTCGCTGATCACCCAGGACAGTCTGGCGGCGCTGATGCCGGTGGCGGCAAGGGTGGACGTGGTAAGAAGGGTGCTGGTTTCGCCACTGTCTCCTCGTCCTACAAGGAACAGCTGAACAACCTGATGACCACTCTGAAGTCGACTCAACCTCACTTCGTCCGTTGTATCATTCCCAACGAATTGAAGCAGACCGGTCTCATCGATGCCCACTTGGTCATGCACCAGCTGACTTGTAACGGTGTACTTGAAGGTATCCGTATTTGCCGTAAAGGTTTCCCCAACCGAATGATGTACCCTGACTTCAAGCTGCG TTATCTGATTTTGGCCCCAGCTGCCATGATGGCTGAAAAGGAGGGAAAGAATGCCGCTCAGAAATGTTTCGATGCTATCGGTCTGGATCCCGAGTCCTACCGTATTGGTCACACCAAG GTCTTCTTCCGTGCCGGTGTCCTGGGTCaaatggaggaattccgtgaCGAGCGTCTGTCCAAGATCATGTCCTGGATGCAGTCCTGGTGCCGTGGCTACCTCGCCCGTAAGGAGTTCAAGAAGATGCAGGAGCAGCGCGTCGCCCTGGAGACCGTCCAGCGCAATCTGCGCAAGTACATGAAGCTCCGCACCTGGGCCTGGTGGAAACTGTGGCAGAAGGTCAAGCCTCTGCTGAACGTTTCCCGCGTCGAGGACCAGATCGCT GAACTCGAATCCAAGGCTCAGAAGGCCCAGGAAGCCTTCGAGAAGGAAGAGAAGGCCCGCAAGGAACTGGAAGCCCTGAACAGCAAGCTGTTGGCTGAAAAGACCGCCCTGCTGGATTCTCTGTCCGGCGAAAAGGGTGCCCTCCAGGACTTCCAGGAGAAGACCGCCAAGTTGACCGCCCAGAAGAACGACCTCGAGAACCAGCTGCGCGACACCCAGGAGCGCCTGTCTCAGGAGGAAGATGCCCGCAACCAACTGATGCAGACCAAGAAGAAGTTGGAGCAGGAAATGAACGGCCAGAAGAAGGATGCCGAAGATCTGGAACTGCAGATCCAGAAGATCGAACAGGACAAGGCCTCCAAGGATCACCAGATCCGCAACTTGAACGATGAGATCGCCCACCAGGACGAGCTGATCAACAAGTTGAACAAGGAAAAGAAGATGCAGGGTGAGGTCAACCAGAAGACCGCCGAAGAACTGCAGGCCGCTGAAGATAAGGTCAACCACCTGAACAAGGTTAAGGCCAAGCTGGAGCAGACTCTGGATgaactggaggattctctggaacgCGAGAAGAAGCTGCGCGGTGATGTTGAGAAGGCCAAGCGCAAGGTTGAGGGTGACCTGAAGTTGACTCAGGAAGCCGTGGCCGATCTGGAGCGCAACAAGAAGGAACTGGAACAGACCGTCATGCGCAAGGACAAGGAAATCTCTGCCCTTTCCGCCAAGCTGGAAGATGAACAGTCCCTGGTTGGCAAGACCCAGAAGCAGATCAAGGAACTGCAGGGCCGCATTGAGGAACTGGAAGAGGAAGTCGAAGCCGAGCGTCAAGCCCGCGCCAAGGCCGAGAAGCAGCGTGCCGATCTGGCTCGTGAACTCGAGGAACTAGGTGAGCGCCTGGAGGAAGCCGGTGGTGCCACCTCTGCCCAGATCGAGCTGAACAAGAAGCGTGAAGCTGAACTCGCCAAGCTGCGTCGCGACTTGGAAGAATCCAACATCCAGCACGAAGGTACCCTGGCCAACCTGCGCAAGAAGCACAACGATGCCGTCGCCGAGATGGCTGAACAGGTTGACCAGCTCAACAAGCTGAAGACTAA GGCTGAACACGATCGCGCTAACATGTACAATGAGCTGAACAACACTCGCTCCGCTTGCGATACTCTTGCTCGCGAGAAG GCTGCCCAAGAGAAGGTTGCCAAGCAGCTGCAGCACACTCTGAACGAAGTCCAGGGCAAGCTGGATGAAACCAACCGCACCCTGAACGACTTCGACTCCGCCAAGAAGAAGCTGTCGATCGAAAACTCCGACCTGCTCCGCCAGCTGGAGGATGCCGAATCCCAGGTCTCGCAGCTCAGCAAGATCAAGATCTCGCTCACCCAGCAGCTGGAGGACACCAAGCGTCTCGCCGACGAAGAATCTCGCGAACGCGCCACCCTGCTCGGCAAGTTCCGCAACCTGGAGCACGACCTCGACAGCCTGCGCGAGCAGGTTGAGGAGGAAGCCGAAGGCAAGGCTGACATCCAGCGCCAGCTCAGCAAGGCCAACGCCGAAGCCCAGCTGTGGCGTACCAAGTACGAGTCCGAGGGTGTTGCCCGCGCCGAGGAGCTCGAGGAAGCCAAGAGGAAACTCCAGGCCCGCCTTGCCGAAGCCGAGGAAACCATCGAGTCGCTCAACCAGAAGTGTGTCGCTCTGGAGAAGACCAAGCAGCGTCTGTCCACCGAGGTCGAGGATCTGCAGCTCGAGGTCGACCGTGCCACCTCCATTGCCAACGCTGCCGAGAAGAAGCAGAAGGCCTTCGACAAGATCATTGGAGAATGGAAGCTCAAGGTCGACGATCTGGCTGCCGAGCTGGATGCTTCCCAAAAGGAATGCCGCAACTACTCCACCGAACTGTTCCGTCTCAAGGGTGCCTACGAAGAAGGCCAGGAGCAGCTTGAGGCTGTCCGCCGTGAGAACAAGAACCTGGCTGATGAAGTCAAGGATCTGCTGGACCAGATCGGCGAGGGTGGCCGCAACATCCACGAGATCGAGAAGTCTCGCAAGCGTCTGGAAGCCGAAAAGGACGAACTCCAGGCCGCTCTCGAGGAAGCCGAAGCTGCCCTGGAACAGGAAGAGAACAAGGTTCTGCGCGCTCAGCTGGAACTGTCTCAGGTCCGCCAGGAAATCGACCGCCGCATCCAGGAGAAGGAAGAGGAGTTCGAAAACACCCGCAAGAACCACCAGCGCGCCCTGGACTCCATGCAGGCCTCTCTTGAAGCCGAAGCCAAGGGTAAGGCTGAGGCCCTGCGCATGAAGAAGAAGTTGGAAGCTGACATCAATGAGCTTGAGATTGCTCTGGATCATGCCAACAAG GCTAACGCTGAGGCCCAGAAGAACATTAAGCGCTACCAGCAACAACTGAAGGATGTCCAGAGCGCCCTGGAGGAAGAACAGCGTGCCCGTGACGATGCCCGCGAACAGCTTGGAATCTCTGAGCGCCGTGCCAACGCCCTGCAGAACGAACTGGAGGAATCGCGCACCCTGCTGGAACAGGCCGACCGTGGCCGTCGCCAGGCCGAACAGGAACTGAGCGATGCTCACGAACAGCTGAACGAAGTTTCCGCCCAGAACGCCTCCATCGCCGCTGCCAAGAGGAAGCTGGAGTCTGAACTGCAGACCCTGCACTCCGACCTGGATGAGCTGCTGAACGAAGCCAAGAACTCCGAAGAAAAGGCCAAGAAGGCTATGGTTGATGCCGCCCGCCTGGCTGATGAACTCCGTGCCGAACAGGATCATGCCCAGACCCAGGAGAAACTGCGCAAGGCCCTTGAACAACAGATCAAGGAACTGCAGGTCCGCCTGGACGATGCCGAAACCAACGCCCTGAAGGGAGGCAAGAAGGCCATCCAGAAACTGGAACAGCGCGTCCGCGAGCTGGAATCCGAACTGGACAGCGAACAGAGAAGACACGCCGATGCCCAGAAGAACCTCCGCAAGTCTGAACGCCGCATCAAGGAACTGACCTTCCAGTCCGAGGAAGACCGCAAGAACCACGAACGCATGCAGGATCTCGTCGACAAGCTGCAGCAGAAGATCAAGACTTACAAGAGGCAGATTGAGGAAGCCGAGGAAATCGCCGCTCTGAATCTTGCCAAGTTCCGCAAGGCTCAGCAGGAACTGGAAGAAGCCGAAGAGCGCGCCGACATTGCCGAGCAAGCTGCCACCAAATTCCGCACCAAGGGAGGACGTGCTGGTTCGGTGCAGCGTGGTGCCAGCCCAGCA CCCCAGAGACAACCATCTGTTATGCCAGGACTTGCAGGTCTTAACTTCCCAACATTCGATGACCATGGCTTCTAA